In Candidatus Neomarinimicrobiota bacterium, a genomic segment contains:
- the amrA gene encoding AmmeMemoRadiSam system protein A: MAWITDRKKDQLYDQQEQARLLQLARSSVEHGISHGGALSVTMSDYSPHLKKPGAAFVTLEKHGQLRGCIGSVEAYRPLVEDVAENAWNAAFRDPRFGSVTHSELHQLHFDISVLTKPQSMQFDSEEDLKQQIVPWEDGLILRDGYHRGLFLPAVWEKLPDIDTFLSHLKQKAGLPSGYWSDKLQIERFYSFEFGDNV, translated from the coding sequence ATGGCTTGGATAACGGATCGCAAGAAGGATCAATTGTATGATCAACAGGAACAAGCCAGGCTACTGCAACTTGCCCGTAGCTCTGTGGAACATGGAATTAGTCACGGTGGCGCATTATCAGTAACCATGAGTGACTACAGCCCGCATCTTAAAAAGCCCGGTGCTGCTTTTGTGACCCTGGAAAAACACGGCCAACTCAGGGGCTGTATCGGCTCCGTGGAAGCTTATCGTCCTCTGGTGGAAGATGTGGCTGAAAATGCCTGGAATGCAGCTTTCCGGGATCCCCGCTTTGGATCGGTCACCCACTCTGAATTACACCAACTCCATTTTGATATCTCTGTTCTCACAAAACCTCAGTCAATGCAGTTTGATTCTGAGGAGGATCTGAAACAGCAGATAGTCCCCTGGGAAGATGGATTAATACTGCGAGATGGTTATCACCGGGGACTCTTTCTCCCGGCTGTTTGGGAGAAATTACCCGATATAGACACTTTCCTCTCCCATTTGAAGCAAAAAGCAGGTTTACCATCAGGTTACTGGTCTGACAAATTACAAATTGAGCGCTTCTATAGCTTTGAGTTCGGTGATAATGTTTAG
- the amrB gene encoding AmmeMemoRadiSam system protein B, with protein RLDGETATAIETLKGDSLPEQSACGRIPISGLLQVARQRKMSIQRFDLRNSGDTSGDKRQVVGYGAWGLYE; from the coding sequence TCCGTTTAGATGGTGAAACTGCAACTGCCATTGAAACGCTAAAGGGCGATTCCCTCCCGGAGCAATCAGCTTGTGGACGGATTCCCATCAGCGGTCTATTGCAGGTGGCTCGACAACGAAAAATGAGTATCCAGCGTTTTGATCTACGCAATTCTGGTGATACATCTGGCGATAAACGGCAAGTGGTGGGTTATGGAGCCTGGGGGTTATATGAGTAA
- the amrB gene encoding AmmeMemoRadiSam system protein B, protein MSKFKASRPAAVAGMFYPDDPVELQEQVNHYLYEEPSPSTQVPKAIIVPHAGYIYSGSVAAAAYRSIMQYRHVIRKVILLGPAHRVPLSGLAVPTVDEFETPLGNIKLDTKTISSLVNDLSQLTFSDLAHADEHSLEVQLPFLQSTLASFRLIPFVVGNATEIEVADIIEKLWGGDECLIVISSDLSHFHNYDKAVRLDGETATAIETLKGDSLPEQSACGRIPISGLLQVARQRKM, encoded by the coding sequence ATGTCCAAGTTTAAAGCATCTCGACCGGCCGCTGTTGCCGGCATGTTCTATCCGGATGATCCTGTTGAACTTCAGGAACAGGTCAATCATTATCTATATGAGGAACCCTCTCCCAGCACCCAGGTACCCAAGGCGATCATTGTTCCCCACGCCGGGTATATTTATTCCGGTAGTGTTGCTGCCGCTGCTTATCGTAGCATCATGCAATACCGCCATGTGATCCGCAAGGTGATCCTGTTGGGTCCTGCTCATCGGGTTCCCCTGTCTGGACTGGCTGTACCAACTGTTGATGAATTCGAAACACCCCTTGGTAATATCAAGTTGGACACTAAAACCATTTCCAGCCTGGTGAATGACCTTTCACAGCTTACGTTTTCTGATCTGGCTCATGCTGATGAGCACTCTCTGGAAGTTCAATTGCCTTTTCTCCAATCCACCCTGGCCAGTTTTCGCTTGATCCCCTTTGTGGTGGGAAATGCTACTGAAATTGAAGTCGCAGATATCATTGAAAAGCTCTGGGGTGGCGATGAATGTCTCATCGTTATTTCATCCGACCTCAGTCATTTCCACAATTATGACAAGGCGGTCCGTTTAGATGGTGAAACTGCAACTGCCATTGAAACGCTAAAGGGCGATTCCCTCCCGGAGCAATCAGCTTGTGGACGGATTCCCATCAGCGGTCTATTGCAGGTGGCTCGACAACGAAAAATGAG